The Coffea eugenioides isolate CCC68of chromosome 8, Ceug_1.0, whole genome shotgun sequence genome has a segment encoding these proteins:
- the LOC113779458 gene encoding putative disease resistance protein At4g19050 yields MDQNSVELQAKEILKLLKEKHVSTIVLSGKSGTGKTWMARKVGLLAVTNERVDIMLWISLSFRHDEMSLYEHIARQLSLLSTSAELEIDDIEQVRNDNGKEETLDDLKGKVQKKLSASNVLRGILVILDDEGNKMKEGDRDLQQVLQFIRQNAYQPSIEVADGDGQQKLKVLITSRNEDTRHQTRGDKKVIDMKRLTPEMSISLLKQGAVAKVFEISGVEILVKSFIDKKEGLTPGEVALLANLLNYYQHDSKVQDLQQALEEAWGGDDYNYTLLLSSGYERVSDGILVDFSWQGSHFFRDHGSIHYGELISYWILEGYLSPFNSLEEAYEEGHRILMQLMYCQMLKEVSDDFLQMVSGTVLINYHRQGYGGIANLGLANVLVNGNDWHGIGKVTLMDGMIRTLVNHKKVQPLKVLLLDGSCLSGQHLNSLLLNNQELQILGLFSLRIISLPRCFCHLKKLNVLVLRDCDFLEKIDEIGELMTLTVLEVSGSGLVKSMPKNFFQHLKKLRSLHFSDFQIEVMPDSFYHLTELSWLILKRFSHLTKLQSLKKCQNLMVVDLSGAASLPTFPEKNLKSLPKLQTLNLSNSKIKPLPIFHETGELTHLSVSGCSNMDRVPSIRSLTNLQVLDLSWSTIVEFHDKSFQNNTSLKILDLSGTAIPSLPFNIGKPREFYLKNCSEIKYMNCVESSEELEILDFSGACNLVKIEGKFFECLENLRVLNLSGTKVKDLPSLSALHNLRQLLLSCCLNLEKLPRLASSKLEELDLSGCKAMTMIEDKSFEHLPRLRRLVLSQTKIVHLPELNSLSNLEELNLSGVKSFTGTDFIEHMSKLQVLNLSETLLKELPALTNLKSLKHLFLRGCGQLEVLPVLEVLHNLETLDLSQTALRQLPFVGSLSNLHKLLLSDCSKLENFKNHKLLDMSGVENLPCGISRLTQLQHLALPSMKEDIQAADTSEVTSWKQKPSASHWSFSVVDRTVPNTSRSLLSYNGSLFLEFLDSNPSVLDSTSNHFHLFVHPTEVQNGARDMLFQRDELVFRDVYLLTRHCSKSQGRLVEIHHLSAFSEGIEAVLHNAEYIFLFDSLFFKSFSDLGAGNVKTLKGCWIEGCENMEFIIETSDLVDSSERGIALEILWISNASSLRSMYSESLRLGSFQNLKCLYLDCCPKLLSVFFSSHLLQMLEILHVRFCENLVALFGDDVEEHELPNLRTLHLWELPKLKSIGCIMPSLQSLEVVECPMLGHMLSSRHVPEKLEVLKVRNCSELGNLLEGLTSENCKLPHLAEVHLWGLPKLTRIGIESPLLRSLEIGDCSVLLHVSYMPENLGVLKVRFCDNLEAIFVGMTSENFILQSLHTVHLWGLPKLVGIGARLPPLQKSIIRDCPKLALPVS; encoded by the coding sequence ATGGACCAGAATAGTGTGGAACTGCAGGCAAAAGAAATTCTTAAACTTCTCAAGGAAAAACATGTGTCAACAATTGTTCTTTCTGGGAAATCAGGAACTGGAAAAACATGGATGGCAAGAAAAGTTGGTCTGCTTGCAGTCACAAATGAAAGAGTTGACATTATGCTTTGGATTTCTTTGAGTTTTAGGCATGATGAGATGTCTCTCTATGAGCATATTGCTCGTCAGTTGTCTCTACTTTCCACTTCTGCGGAGCTGGAAATTGATGATATCGAGCAGGTACGGAATGACAATGGTAAGGAGGAAACCTTGGATGACTTGAAAGGAAAGGTGCAGAAAAAACTTTCAGCAAGTAATGTTCTTCGAGGGATACTTGTAATTTTGGATGATGAAGGAAACAAAATGAAAGAAGGGGATCGAGACTTACAACAAGTCCTTCAGTTTATCCGGCAGAACGCCTATCAGCCGTCAATAGAAGTTGCTGATGGAGATGGACAGCAAAAACTTAAGGTTCTAATAACTTCTAGGAATGAAGATACGAGGCACCAAACTCGGGGGGATAAGAAAGTGATTGACATGAAACGTCTAACTCCAGAAATGTcaatttctttgttaaagcaAGGGGCTGTGGCAaaagtttttgaaatttcaGGTGTTGAAATTTTAGTTAAAAGCTTCATCGATAAAAAAGAAGGTCTTACACCTGGAGAAGTAGCCTTGCTAGCAAACCTACTAAATTACTATCAACATGATTCCAAAGTGCAGGATCTGCAACAGGCTTTGGAAGAAGCATGGGGTGGTGATGACTACAATTACACCCTGTTGCTCTCAAGTGGATATGAAAGGGTGTCAGACGGTATTTTAGTTGACTTTTCTTGGCAGGGCAGCCATTTTTTCCGCGACCATGGATCTATTCACTACGGTGAGCTGATATCATACTGGATACTAGAAGGATATCTTAGTCCTTTTAACAGTCTTGAGGAGGCTTATGAGGAGGGGCACCGCATTTTGATGCAGCTTATGTACTGTCAAATGCTGAAAGAAGTAAGTGATGATTTCCTCCAAATGGTCAGCGGAACTGTACTTATTAACTACCATCGTCAGGGATATGGTGGAATCGCTAATCTGGGGTTGGCTAATGTTCTTGTGAATGGTAATGATTGGCATGGTATTGGAAAAGTCACTTTGATGGATGGTATGATCAGAACACTTGTCAATCATAAAAAAGTGCAGCCattaaaagtacttttactTGACGGGAGCTGTCTCAGCGGGCAACATCTGAATAGTCTCCTACTGAACAATCAGGAGCTGCAAATTCTGGGTCTTTTCAGCCTCAGAATTATATCATTGCCTCGTTGCTTCTGCCACTTGAAAAAATTGAACGTTCTTGTGCTCAGGGACTGTGATTTCTTAGAAAAGATTGATGAAATTGGAGAACTAATGACATTAACTGTCCTTGAAGTATCTGGTTCTGGCTTGGTGAAAAGTATGCCAAAAAACTTTTTTCAGCACCTGAAGAAACTTCGTAGCCTCCACTTCTCCGACTTTCAGATTGAAGTCATGCCTGATTCTTTTTATCACCTTACAGAACTCAGCTGGCTCATTCTAAAAAGGTTTTCTCATTTAACAAAGTTGCAGAGCCTGAAAAAGTGTCAAAACCTTATGGTTGTTGATCTTTCTGGTGCTGCCTCCTTGCCAACTTTTCCAGAAAAGAACTTGAAATCATTGCCGAAACTTCAAACATTAAATCTTTCAAACTCCAAGATCAAACCTTTGCCTATTTTTCATGAAACTGGAGAGCTTACTCATCTATCAGTTAGCGGTTGTAGCAACATGGATAGAGTGCCCAGCATTCGGTCTCTAACTAATCTGCAAGTTCTTGATCTTTCATGGTCAACCATAGTGGAGTTCCACGACAAGTCATTTCAGAATAATACAAGTCTGAAGATCCTTGATTTATCTGGAACTGCTATTCCTTCATTACCTTTTAACATCGGTAAACCTCGTGAGTTCTATTTGAAAAATTGCTCTGAGATAAAATACATGAATTGTGTTGAATCTTCCGAAGAACTAGAGATACTTGATTTTTCAGGTGCCTGTAATCTTgtaaaaattgaaggaaagttCTTTGAATGTTTAGAAAATCTCCGAGTCCTCAACCTGTCAGGAACAAAAGTCAAAGATCTACCATCCCTTTCTGCTCTCCACAACCTCCGTCAGCTGTTACTTTCATGTTGTCTGAATCTGGAGAAGTTGCCAAGGTTGGCTTCAAGCAAACTGGAAGAGCTCGATCTATCTGGCTGTAAGGCAATGACAATGATAGAAGATAAATCTTTTGAGCACCTACCTCGCCTTCGTCGGCTTGTCCTCTCTCAAACAAAGATTGTACACTTACCAGAACTCAACTCCCTCTCAAATCTTGAGGAGCTAAATCTGAGTGGTGTTAAATCATTTACCGGAACTGATTTCATAGAGCACATGAGTAAACTTCAGGTTCTAAACCTCTCCGAGACCTTGCTTAAAGAGCTACCTGCCTTAACGAATCTCAAAAGCCTTAAGCATCTGTTTTTGAGGGGCTGTGGACAACTAGAGGTTCTCCCTGTCTTGGAAGTACTTCACAACCTTGAGACTCTTGATCTTTCTCAAACAGCACTGAGGCAACTGCCGTTTGTAGGAAGTTTGAGTAACCTGCATAAACTGTTGCTCAGTGActgttcaaaattggaaaactttaaaaACCACAAGCTGCTTGACATGTCTGGAGTTGAAAATCTCCCTTGTGGAATCTCAAGATTGACTCAGCTGCAACATCTTGCTTTACCTAGTATGAAGGAAGACATCCAAGCAGCTGACACCAGTGAGGTAACTAGCTGGAAGCAAAAGCCTAGTGCATCACATTGGTCCTTCTCCGTTGTGGATCGAACGGTACCAAACACTAGCAGATCTTTACTTTCTTATAACGGTTCACTATTTCTTGAATTTCTGGACAGCAATCCTTCTGTATTGGACTCAACCTCAAATCATTTCCATCTCTTTGTTCATCCTACTGAGGTGCAAAATGGTGCAAGGGACATGCTCTTCCAGAGGGATGAATTGGTTTTTAGAGATGTCTATCTATTAACTAGGCATTGCTCTAAATCTCAAGGCCGGTTAGTGGAGATTCATCATCTGAGTGCTTTTTCCGAGGGCATTGAGGCTGTACTTCATAATGCTGAGTATATATTCTTGTTTGATAGTTtgtttttcaaatcattttctgaTTTAGGTGCTGGCAACGTCAAGACGTTGAAAGGTTGTTGGATTGAGGGATGTGAAAATATGGAGTTCATTATCGAGACGAGTGACTTAGTAGACAGTAGCGAACGGGGGATAGCACTTGAGATTTTATGGATTTCAAATGCATCGAGTTTAAGGAGCATGTACAGTGAAAGCCTGCGGTTGGGGAGCTTTCAGAATCTGAAGTGCTTGTATCTAGATTGCTGCCCAAAGCTGTTGAGTGTTTTCTTTTCATCCCACCTGCTGCAGATGCTTGAAATTCTTCATGTCAGATTTTGCGAGAATTTGGTGGCTTTGTTTGGAGATGATGTAGAAGAGCATGAATTGCCAAACTTACGAACATTGCATTTGTGGGAACTACCAAAACTGAAAAGCATTGGGTGCATAATGCCGTCTCTACAAAGTCTAGAAGTAGTCGAGTGTCCCATGCTTGGCCACATGCTATCTTCACGTCATGTACCAGAAAAACTTGAGGTCCTTAAAGTCAGAAATTGTAGTGAGTTGGGCAATTTGCTTGAAGGATTGACATCAGAAAACTGCAAATTGCCTCATCTAGCTGAAGTTCACCTGTGGGGATTACCAAAGCTGACAAGAATTGGGATTGAATCACCCTTGTTGAGATCTTTAGAAATTGGAGATTGTTCTGTGCTTTTACATGTTAGTTATATGCCAGAAAACCTGGGGGTCCTCAAGGTCAGATTCTGTGACAACTTGGAAGCTATATTTGTTGGCATGACATCTGAAAATTTCATACTGCAAAGCTTACATACAGTTCATCTTTGGGGTTTACCAAAGCTGGTCGGCATTGGTGCCAGATTGCCACCTCTCCAGAAGTCCATTATCAGGGACTGTCCCAAACTAGCTCTCCCGGTGTCATGA
- the LOC113780110 gene encoding uncharacterized protein LOC113780110, which translates to MTEQILDPAAYCCFRCDFFLHKRCAELPRQIRLPMHSQHDLVLHGKPPYSSRCCFCNACGQDDWKFFTYHCSSCEFDLDVSCAILEPREIELDCHDHPLVQLQKKASFLCDACGKVDEDSSYLCTICPFWIHKKCALRPTTVKHKDHNHPLHLAYSLPSDYRKFPQQCSVCWKKVRLRDWVYYCGPCRYFVHITCVVISQKDEEQLSEDNEYPISGEQDQNVAKLPSSNAAQELIARFLLQEDEMSSSNDSSKSNIPEKIFLISHRKHPLEEAKALLLVCDRCIEPICSSDDLQYYACVECGYFVHLTCSKLPPELHIPKHPQHPFSLTCKSSAVGVFKCEACRLETNASFYNCEPCELSICIKCASASMMTSSVKHDGHKKHLLTQFQSSDPIRCTSCGYPCGGGFGFACEDFKVQSMCAMTVLCYLLQPHRDGTSTRFS; encoded by the exons ATGACG GAGCAAATCTTGGATCCTGCAGCATACTGCTGCTTCCGCTGTGATTTCTTTCTCCACAAAAGATGTGCGGAACTTCCGCGACAAATTAGGCTTCCGATGCATTCCCAGCATGACTTAGTCCTCCATGGGAAGCCACCTTATTCTTCTCGTTGTTGTTTCTGTAATGCGTGTGGCCAAGATgattggaagtttttcacctacCACTGTTCCTCCTGCGAATTTGATCTGGATGTGTCGTGTGCTATTTTGGAGCCGCGGGAAATTGAGCTCGATTGTCATGACCACCCTCTTGTACAACTACAAAAAAAAGCTTCTTTCTTGTGTGATGCTTGCGGTAAGGTTGATGAAGATTCATCATATCTGTGCACTATTTGTCCATTTTGGATCCACAAAAAATGCGCCTTGCGACCAACAACTGTGAAGCACAAGGATCATAATCACCCACTCCATCTGGCTTATTCTCTTCCGTCTGACTACCGTAAATTTCCACAACAATGCTCTGTTTGTTGGAAAAAGGTACGTCTGCGTGATTGGGTCTATTATTGCGGTCCTTGCAGATACTTCGTCCACATTACATGCGTTGTGATCTCTCAAAAGGATGAAGAGCAGCTAAGTGAAGATAATGAATATCCTATCTC AGGAGAACAAGATCAAAATGTGGCGAAACTACCATCTAGTAACGCGGCTCAGGAATTGATCGCCCGTTTTCTTCTCCAGGAAGATGAGATGAGTAGCAGTAATGACTCAAGCAAATCGAATATTCCAGAAAAGATATTTCTGATATCGCACAGGAAGCATCCGCTT GAAGAAGCAAAAGCATTATTGCTAGTATGTGACCGGTGCATTGAACCTATTTGCTCATCTGATGATCTTCAATACTATGCTTGTGTCGAGTGTGGTTACTTTGTCCATTTAACTTGTTCTAAGCTTCCCCCTGAATTGCACATTCCAAAGCATCCCCAGCACCCATTTTCCTTGACGTGTAAATCGAGTGCAGTTGGTGTTTTTAAATGCGAAGCATGTCGCTTAGAGACCAATGCTAGCTTCTATAATTGTGAACCTTGTGAACTAAGTATTTGTATCAAGTGTGCGAGTGCTAGCATGATGACGAGTAGTGTCAAGCACGATGGTCACAAGAAGCACCTCTTGACTCAATTTCAAAGTTCAGATCCCATACGTTGCACGTCATGCGGCTATCCATGTGGAGGTGGTTTTGGGTTTGCTTGTGAGGATTTCAAAGTTCAGTCTATGTGTGCTATGACTGTGCTGTGCTACCTCCTACAACCACACAGAGATGGGACAAGCACCCGCTTCTCCTGA